In one Nocardioides sp. NBC_00368 genomic region, the following are encoded:
- a CDS encoding DEAD/DEAH box helicase: protein MSSLEALTNDLLRETFDPQTMERGKAYAAEGRVAEPQVSEVGGTLRATAEVRGSGPAPYRATLSLEARNGVDRVTSTCTCPVRNSCKHGAALGLVLTGSRTASASQSSLWETELRTLLGQLAEDNKPEDDLPALALEIDVHSPRSAVASSPTVELRPMRMGNRERWAKTGADWSNIPSALPGKDFPRSQLLPLQELARQLRPDRLLYARGSSLSLADFGEHAVSLLRDAIRGGVTVLPGENVRGVVIFDEPLSLAGELRREDGEAVLRFGLAHGDRVYAGPTVLPIGRPTRSVGVLDAGVLHLGDLSGPLSTHAQRLVTAREPLTVPEPEIGTLSALLGPLARLVPLRSTDDSLDIPAPPAPRLSLTVTWRSSTHATLGWTWAYGVRHYPVDSREDLGLVRDPAQEAALREKVSADLLRKQEVRDGDALALAIHDLPALREIEGVEVTEVERPEFRETDEDPEISFEITSPEGGDAIGRDWLDLQVVIRIGGEAVPLPDVLAALTRGDDHLILPSGTYITTDRPELDRLRNVVEAAGQLHQRTGDGIAVGKHDLGVWAELAELGVVDQQAAEWVQRAQALRDLREIPRPEPTGLATELRHYQLDGFHWLAFLHEQGLGGILADDMGLGKTLQVLATISHAVHSQPAPRAPYLVVAPTSVVPAWVQEARRHTPGLRVSTVSKRVDSVAEAREDADVVVTTYAILRLEQDAFAGRPWAGLVLDEAQQVKNHQSKTYAAARRIDASWRLAVTGTPFENRLMELWALLSITAPGLYPSPRMFRDTVVSPVEKSGDDGALRRFRTRLRPFLLRRTKELVADDLPPKQEQVLGVDLNPAHRKIYDAHLARERQRILHLLDDFNDNRVAILSALTRLRQLSLDPGLVDPEDDHVGSAKLDTLVDHIEELAAEGHKALVFSQFTSFLGRARTRLAEAGIDAAYLDGATRDRGAVIESFRDGDAPVFLISLKAGGVGLTLTEADYVFVLDPWWNPAAEAQAVDRAHRIGQTQHVMVYRLVSTDTIEEKVMELKERKAELFAKVVDGEGAMGSTIGADDIRALFD from the coding sequence GTGTCCTCGCTCGAAGCTCTCACGAACGACCTGCTCCGCGAGACCTTCGACCCACAGACCATGGAGCGCGGCAAGGCCTACGCGGCCGAGGGCCGCGTCGCCGAGCCCCAGGTCAGCGAGGTCGGCGGCACGCTGCGTGCCACCGCCGAGGTCCGGGGAAGCGGGCCTGCCCCCTACCGCGCGACCCTCAGCCTGGAGGCCAGGAACGGCGTCGACCGGGTGACCAGCACGTGCACCTGCCCCGTACGCAACAGCTGCAAGCACGGCGCAGCCCTGGGCCTGGTGCTCACCGGCTCGCGCACCGCGTCGGCGTCGCAGAGCTCGCTGTGGGAGACGGAGCTGCGTACGCTGCTCGGCCAGCTCGCCGAGGACAACAAGCCCGAGGACGACCTGCCGGCTCTCGCGCTCGAGATCGACGTGCACAGCCCGCGGTCGGCGGTCGCGAGCTCCCCCACGGTCGAGCTGCGGCCGATGCGGATGGGCAACCGCGAGCGCTGGGCGAAGACCGGTGCCGACTGGTCCAACATCCCCAGCGCGCTGCCGGGCAAGGACTTCCCGCGCAGCCAGCTGCTCCCCCTCCAGGAGCTGGCCCGGCAGCTGCGGCCCGACCGGTTGCTCTACGCCCGCGGCTCCTCGCTCAGCCTCGCCGACTTCGGTGAGCACGCGGTCAGCCTGCTCCGCGACGCGATCCGTGGCGGCGTGACGGTGCTGCCCGGCGAGAACGTACGCGGCGTGGTGATCTTCGACGAGCCGCTCTCGCTCGCCGGCGAGCTCCGCCGCGAGGACGGCGAGGCCGTCCTCCGCTTCGGCCTGGCCCACGGCGACCGCGTCTACGCCGGCCCGACCGTGCTTCCGATCGGTCGCCCGACCCGCTCGGTGGGTGTGCTCGACGCCGGCGTGCTCCACCTCGGCGACCTGTCGGGGCCGCTGTCGACGCACGCGCAGCGGCTGGTGACCGCCCGGGAGCCGCTGACCGTCCCGGAGCCCGAGATCGGCACGCTGAGCGCCCTGCTGGGCCCGCTGGCCCGTCTGGTACCGCTGCGCTCGACCGACGACTCCCTGGACATCCCTGCGCCTCCCGCGCCGCGCCTGAGCCTGACGGTCACCTGGCGCAGCTCGACCCATGCCACGCTCGGCTGGACGTGGGCCTACGGCGTACGTCACTACCCGGTGGACTCCCGCGAGGATCTCGGCCTCGTCCGCGACCCGGCGCAGGAGGCCGCGCTCCGTGAGAAGGTCTCCGCCGACCTGCTCCGCAAGCAGGAGGTACGTGACGGCGACGCGCTCGCGCTCGCCATCCACGACCTCCCGGCGCTGCGCGAGATCGAGGGCGTCGAGGTCACCGAGGTGGAGCGGCCCGAGTTCCGCGAGACCGACGAGGACCCGGAGATCTCCTTCGAGATCACCTCCCCGGAGGGCGGCGACGCGATCGGCCGGGACTGGCTCGACCTGCAGGTGGTGATCCGGATCGGCGGCGAGGCCGTCCCGCTGCCCGACGTGCTCGCGGCGCTGACCCGGGGCGACGACCACCTGATCCTCCCCAGCGGCACCTACATCACCACGGACCGCCCCGAGCTCGACCGGCTGCGCAACGTCGTCGAGGCCGCCGGGCAGCTCCACCAGCGCACCGGCGACGGGATCGCGGTCGGCAAGCACGACCTCGGGGTCTGGGCCGAGCTCGCCGAGCTGGGCGTCGTGGACCAGCAGGCAGCCGAGTGGGTCCAGCGGGCCCAGGCCCTGCGTGACCTGCGCGAGATCCCGCGGCCGGAGCCGACCGGCCTGGCCACCGAGCTGCGCCACTACCAGCTCGACGGCTTCCACTGGCTCGCGTTCCTGCACGAGCAGGGCCTCGGCGGGATCCTCGCCGACGACATGGGCCTGGGCAAGACGCTGCAGGTGCTGGCCACCATCTCCCATGCGGTGCATTCGCAGCCCGCCCCGCGCGCCCCCTACCTCGTGGTGGCGCCGACATCGGTCGTCCCGGCCTGGGTCCAGGAGGCCCGCCGCCACACCCCCGGCCTGCGGGTGAGCACGGTCAGCAAGCGCGTCGACTCCGTGGCCGAGGCCCGCGAGGACGCCGACGTCGTGGTCACGACCTACGCCATCCTCCGGCTCGAGCAGGACGCCTTCGCCGGGCGTCCCTGGGCCGGTCTCGTCCTCGACGAGGCCCAGCAGGTCAAGAACCACCAGTCCAAGACGTACGCAGCCGCCCGCCGCATCGACGCCAGCTGGCGTCTCGCGGTGACGGGCACACCGTTCGAGAACCGGCTGATGGAGCTGTGGGCGCTGCTCTCGATCACCGCGCCCGGCCTCTACCCCAGCCCGCGGATGTTCCGCGACACGGTGGTCTCGCCGGTGGAGAAGTCGGGTGACGACGGGGCGCTGCGCCGGTTCCGGACCCGGTTGCGCCCGTTCCTGCTGCGACGCACCAAGGAGCTCGTCGCCGACGACCTGCCACCCAAGCAGGAGCAGGTGCTCGGCGTGGACCTCAACCCGGCTCACCGCAAGATCTATGACGCCCACCTGGCCAGGGAGCGGCAGCGGATCCTGCACCTGCTCGACGACTTCAACGACAACCGGGTCGCGATCCTCAGCGCGCTGACCAGGCTGCGCCAGCTCTCGCTCGATCCCGGGCTGGTCGACCCCGAGGACGACCACGTCGGCTCGGCCAAGCTCGACACCCTCGTCGACCACATCGAGGAGCTCGCCGCCGAGGGCCACAAGGCGCTGGTCTTCAGCCAGTTCACCTCGTTCCTCGGCCGGGCCCGCACCCGGCTCGCGGAGGCCGGCATCGACGCCGCCTATCTCGACGGTGCCACCCGTGACCGCGGCGCGGTGATCGAGAGCTTCCGCGACGGGGATGCCCCGGTCTTCTTGATCTCGCTGAAGGCCGGCGGCGTCGGCCTGACCCTGACCGAGGCCGACTACGTCTTCGTGCTCGACCCGTGGTGGAACCCTGCCGCCGAGGCCCAGGCCGTCGACCGCGCCCACCGCATCGGCCAGACCCAGCACGTCATGGTCTACCGGCTGGTCTCGACCGACACGATCGAGGAGAAGGTCATGGAGCTCAAGGAGCGCAAGGCCGAGCTCTTCGCGAAGGTCGTGGACGGCGAGGGTGCCATGGGCTCCACCATCGGCGCTGACGACATCCGCGCGCTCTTCGACTGA
- a CDS encoding helix-turn-helix domain-containing protein produces MLDALGLDNLEETVYRQLVGAPSANLDELAEAADLDSYAVSAVLAALEGKGLVARASAGQDRYVASPPAVALGALLVQRQDELRRAQVEMTELAGLYRGSVARRDVADVVDVVHGTEAIAQRFAQLQYSAKKCIQALQKPQAAVVTREDADEAERAAIERGVRHDIVLERSVFDTPGIYETIDSGLEIGIELRVVPTVPLRAFIVDREIALIPLMQGSTASGEHNTVQDALLLHPSGLLDAIIALFDLIWTSAPKLVATPEGTVETAADRLEPLDTKVLSLLLAGLTDASIGAQLGLSLRTVQRRVRQMMDRAQVDTRLQLGYEAGRRGWL; encoded by the coding sequence ATGCTCGATGCGCTCGGTCTCGACAATCTCGAGGAGACGGTCTACCGCCAGCTGGTCGGTGCACCTTCGGCCAACCTCGACGAGCTGGCCGAGGCGGCCGACCTGGACAGCTACGCGGTTTCCGCGGTGCTGGCCGCGCTGGAGGGCAAGGGCCTGGTCGCCCGGGCATCGGCGGGACAGGACAGATACGTCGCCTCGCCGCCGGCGGTGGCGCTCGGGGCGCTGCTGGTCCAGCGGCAGGACGAGCTGCGTCGCGCTCAGGTCGAGATGACCGAGCTGGCCGGCCTCTATCGCGGGTCGGTCGCTCGTCGCGACGTGGCCGACGTCGTCGACGTGGTCCACGGCACCGAGGCGATCGCCCAGCGGTTCGCCCAGCTGCAGTACTCGGCGAAGAAGTGCATCCAGGCTCTGCAGAAGCCGCAGGCCGCGGTCGTCACGCGGGAGGATGCCGACGAGGCCGAGCGGGCCGCGATCGAGCGCGGCGTCAGGCACGACATCGTGCTGGAACGCTCCGTCTTCGACACCCCGGGCATCTACGAGACCATCGACTCCGGGCTCGAGATCGGCATCGAGCTGCGGGTGGTGCCGACCGTGCCGCTGCGCGCCTTCATCGTCGACCGCGAGATCGCCCTGATCCCGCTCATGCAGGGTTCGACGGCTTCGGGTGAGCACAACACGGTCCAGGACGCGCTCCTGCTGCACCCCAGCGGCCTGCTCGACGCGATCATCGCCCTCTTCGACCTGATCTGGACCTCGGCGCCGAAGCTCGTCGCGACGCCCGAGGGTACGGTCGAGACGGCCGCCGACCGGCTCGAGCCGCTGGACACCAAGGTGCTCTCGCTCCTGCTGGCGGGCCTGACCGACGCCTCCATCGGGGCGCAGCTCGGGCTGTCGCTGCGTACGGTCCAGCGGCGGGTGCGTCAGATGATGGACCGCGCGCAGGTCGACACCCGCCTCCAGCTCGGCTACGAGGCGGGGCGTCGCGGCTGGCTGTGA
- a CDS encoding cob(I)yrinic acid a,c-diamide adenosyltransferase: MVNLTRIYTRTGDAGETRLGDMSLTAKTDLRLEAYATTDETGAAIGVALAHGGIDEDVVKVLTTIQNDLFDVGADLSTPVVPDPEYPPLRVEQAYIDRLEAWCDDYNEPLEKLRSFILSGGTVAAAHLHVARTVARRAERAAWAAYEVHGETMNKLALTYLNRLSDLLFILARHANREQGDVLWVPGGER, encoded by the coding sequence ATGGTCAACCTGACACGCATCTACACCCGCACCGGCGACGCCGGCGAGACCCGGCTCGGCGACATGAGCCTGACCGCGAAGACCGACCTGCGGCTGGAGGCGTACGCGACCACCGACGAGACCGGGGCGGCGATCGGTGTCGCGCTGGCCCATGGCGGCATCGACGAGGACGTCGTCAAGGTGCTGACGACCATCCAGAACGACCTCTTCGACGTCGGCGCCGACCTCTCGACCCCGGTCGTTCCCGACCCGGAGTACCCGCCGCTGCGCGTCGAGCAGGCCTACATCGACCGGCTCGAGGCCTGGTGCGACGACTACAACGAGCCGCTGGAGAAGCTCCGCTCGTTCATCCTCTCCGGCGGCACCGTCGCCGCGGCCCATCTGCACGTCGCCCGCACCGTCGCGCGCCGTGCCGAACGGGCGGCCTGGGCCGCGTACGAGGTGCACGGCGAGACCATGAACAAGCTCGCGCTGACCTACCTCAACCGCCTCAGCGACCTGCTCTTCATCCTCGCCCGGCACGCCAACCGGGAGCAGGGCGACGTCCTGTGGGTGCCGGGCGGCGAGCGCTAG
- a CDS encoding STAS domain-containing protein: MEIVIDGPTLVLNGDFDVRSTWMARSVIYDHLESVEGDVVLDVSGVSSADVTALKLLAVATRQAHAEGRHLTLHGCTPAVRRMLHLSRLYRVLEVENSPLIA; encoded by the coding sequence ATGGAGATCGTGATCGACGGGCCGACGCTGGTGTTGAACGGCGACTTCGACGTACGCAGCACCTGGATGGCACGCAGTGTCATCTACGACCACCTCGAGTCGGTCGAGGGTGATGTCGTGCTCGATGTCTCCGGCGTGTCCAGCGCGGACGTGACGGCGCTGAAGCTGCTCGCCGTCGCGACGCGACAGGCTCACGCCGAGGGTCGACACCTCACTCTCCACGGCTGCACCCCCGCGGTGCGGCGTATGCTCCACCTCTCCAGGCTCTATCGTGTCCTCGAGGTGGAGAACTCGCCGCTCATCGCGTAG
- a CDS encoding protein meaA, giving the protein MTDTTPSEQSRPAKDRSWLMRTYAGHSTAEASNELYRTNLAKGQTGLSVAFDLPTQTGYDPDSALARGEVGKVGVPIMHMGEMRKLFDQIPLTEMNTSMTINATAMWLLAMYQVAAEEQNPGMDPAEVAAKLAGTTQNDIIKEYLSRGTYVFPPEHSLRLISDMIAYTVHQIPKWNPINICSYHLQEAGATPVQEIAYSMCTAISVLDAVKASGQVSEEDFGKVVGRISFFVNAGVRFVEEMCKMRAFVQLWDEITRERYGVEDPKMRRFRYGVQVNSLGLTEAQPENNVQRIVLEMLAVTLSKNARARAVQLPAWNEALGLPRPWDQQWSLRLQQVLAYESDLLEYGDLFDGSPVVEAKVAELVAGAKEEIDRVQAMGGAIAAVDTGYMKSELVSSHARRRAAIEAGEEIIVGVNKFTTTEPSPLTADLDAAIMVADPRAEEAAKASLEAWKAERDESAVSEALAALAAAAKTDANLMEATLAAARAGATTGEWAGTLREVFGEFRAPTGVSGAVGAAEAGAELATVRDRVKATGEELGVKLRMLVGKPGLDGHSNGAEQVAVRARDAGFEVIYQGIRLTPEQIVAAAVAEDVHVVGLSILSGSHMSLVPSVVDGLREAGLGDVPVIVGGIVPESDAKALLASGVAAVYTPKDFSLTEIMADIIEVIRKANDLS; this is encoded by the coding sequence ATGACGGACACCACGCCCTCCGAGCAGAGCCGCCCGGCGAAGGATCGCTCCTGGCTGATGCGGACGTACGCCGGCCACTCGACCGCCGAGGCGTCCAACGAGCTCTATCGCACCAACCTCGCCAAGGGGCAGACCGGTCTCTCGGTCGCCTTCGACCTGCCCACGCAGACCGGCTACGACCCCGACAGCGCCCTCGCCCGTGGCGAGGTCGGCAAGGTGGGCGTGCCGATCATGCACATGGGCGAGATGCGCAAGCTCTTCGACCAGATCCCGCTCACCGAGATGAACACCTCGATGACGATCAACGCGACCGCCATGTGGCTGCTCGCGATGTACCAGGTCGCCGCCGAGGAGCAGAACCCCGGGATGGACCCGGCCGAGGTGGCCGCCAAGCTGGCGGGCACCACCCAGAACGACATCATCAAGGAGTACCTGTCCCGGGGGACGTACGTCTTCCCGCCGGAGCACTCCCTGCGCCTGATCAGCGACATGATCGCCTACACGGTCCACCAGATCCCGAAGTGGAACCCGATCAACATCTGCAGCTACCACCTGCAGGAGGCCGGCGCGACGCCGGTGCAGGAGATCGCCTACTCGATGTGCACCGCCATCTCGGTGCTCGACGCGGTCAAGGCCTCCGGTCAGGTCTCGGAGGAGGACTTCGGCAAGGTCGTCGGCCGGATCTCGTTCTTCGTGAACGCGGGCGTGCGGTTCGTCGAGGAGATGTGCAAGATGCGCGCCTTCGTCCAGCTGTGGGACGAGATCACCCGCGAGCGCTACGGCGTCGAGGACCCGAAGATGCGCCGCTTCCGCTACGGCGTGCAGGTCAACTCCCTCGGCCTGACCGAGGCGCAGCCGGAGAACAACGTGCAGCGCATCGTGCTCGAGATGCTCGCGGTGACGCTGTCCAAGAACGCGCGGGCGCGCGCGGTGCAGCTGCCCGCCTGGAACGAGGCCCTGGGCCTGCCGCGTCCGTGGGACCAGCAGTGGTCGCTGCGCCTGCAGCAGGTGCTGGCCTACGAGTCCGACCTGCTGGAGTACGGCGACCTCTTCGACGGCTCCCCGGTCGTGGAGGCCAAGGTGGCCGAGCTCGTGGCCGGCGCCAAGGAGGAGATCGACCGGGTCCAGGCCATGGGCGGCGCGATCGCCGCGGTCGACACCGGTTACATGAAGTCCGAGCTGGTCTCCTCGCACGCGCGCCGTCGCGCCGCGATCGAGGCCGGCGAGGAGATCATCGTGGGCGTCAACAAGTTCACGACGACCGAGCCGAGCCCGCTGACCGCCGACCTGGACGCGGCCATCATGGTCGCCGACCCCCGTGCCGAGGAGGCTGCCAAGGCCTCGCTCGAGGCGTGGAAGGCCGAGCGTGACGAGTCGGCCGTCTCCGAGGCGCTGGCCGCGCTGGCCGCCGCCGCGAAGACCGACGCCAACCTGATGGAGGCCACCCTGGCCGCCGCCCGTGCGGGCGCGACCACGGGGGAGTGGGCCGGCACCCTGCGCGAGGTCTTCGGCGAGTTCCGGGCACCCACCGGTGTCTCGGGCGCCGTCGGTGCCGCGGAGGCCGGCGCCGAGCTGGCGACCGTACGTGACCGGGTCAAGGCCACCGGCGAGGAGCTCGGTGTCAAGCTGCGCATGCTCGTCGGCAAGCCGGGCCTGGACGGCCACTCCAACGGCGCCGAGCAGGTCGCGGTGCGGGCCCGTGACGCCGGTTTCGAGGTCATCTACCAGGGCATCCGGCTCACCCCGGAGCAGATCGTCGCCGCGGCGGTCGCCGAGGACGTACACGTGGTCGGGCTCTCCATCCTCTCCGGCTCGCACATGTCGCTCGTGCCCTCGGTGGTCGACGGGCTTCGCGAGGCGGGTCTCGGTGACGTACCCGTCATCGTGGGTGGCATCGTGCCCGAGTCCGACGCCAAGGCGCTGCTCGCGTCGGGGGTCGCGGCGGTCTACACGCCCAAGGACTTCAGCCTCACCGAGATCATGGCCGACATCATCGAGGTCATCCGCAAGGCCAACGACCTCTCCTGA
- a CDS encoding DUF6069 family protein: MSTITTAQQTSSTRAAGSARSAARKSVWLHGLGATVVASAVVTVLAVVASAAGVSFETASGTIPLAGYAQLTAFFSLIGVAMAAVLARVARRPRRTFVVTTVVLTVASLVPDVTFGFDAASAVVLMLLHVVAAAIVIPVLARRLAA, from the coding sequence ATGTCCACGATCACCACCGCCCAGCAGACCTCCTCCACCCGCGCCGCCGGCTCGGCTCGCTCCGCTGCCCGCAAGTCGGTCTGGCTCCATGGCCTCGGCGCCACGGTCGTGGCCAGCGCGGTCGTCACCGTTCTCGCCGTCGTTGCCTCGGCGGCAGGGGTGAGCTTCGAGACCGCCAGCGGCACGATCCCGCTCGCCGGCTACGCCCAGCTGACCGCCTTCTTCTCGCTCATCGGGGTCGCGATGGCCGCGGTGCTGGCCCGTGTCGCCCGTCGCCCGCGGCGTACGTTCGTGGTCACCACCGTGGTGCTGACCGTCGCCTCGCTCGTCCCCGACGTGACCTTCGGTTTCGACGCCGCCAGCGCGGTCGTCCTGATGCTCCTCCACGTCGTCGCCGCCGCCATCGTCATCCCGGTGCTGGCTCGTCGTCTCGCCGCGTGA